In the Granulosicoccus antarcticus IMCC3135 genome, AACTCGGCTCCGCTGGTAGTGGTGTGATCGTGACGCAGGTAGTGCCGTTCTACGAGGACAAGAGCTTGCCCTTGGTCAATGATTATCATGTCGCATTGAACAACGCCTCTCCGGACGCAGAAGCAGGCTTTGTTTCCCTTGAAGGCTATCTGGTTGGCCGCCTCCTGATAACCGCACTCGAGAAAGCAGGACCTGCGCTTACCCGACAAAAGCTGATCGATGTGTTCCAACAGCGCAAGGTGACTCTGGATGTCGGCGGCGTCCTGCTGAGCTATGGACCTGAAGACAACCAAGGCATGGACAAAGTGTATCTCTCCGTATTGCAGAAGGACGGCTCTTACGCCTACGTCGATAACCTGAAAGACAGCGTGCACACCGCCGAGCTTCCCTAGCAACGGCCTGTCTCTGCCTAACTGACTAATCATGATTACAACTGCAATCACTATGCGAAACAATATCTATTGCTTGAGCCATGAACAAACCTAAACTGGGAATCAAGCCTAAACTGCTGTTTGCATTCGGCCTTATTCTGGCAACGACACTTGTCGCAAGTGCTATCGCCTTGTTTGCATTTTCACGGTTTTCAGTCGCCATGAAGGAGATAACGCAGCAGAGCGTGCCTTTTATGGCTGAGTCCATGGAGTTGACACAACTGGGGCTGCAAATCAGTGCCATGGTGCCCTCATTAGGTGACTCCAAGACACTGCAACAAGCAAATGAACACTATGGCAATCTGAACACACGGGCTGAAAAAATCAGACAACTGGTAGGGCGTGAGAACACAGAGCTGGGAGAACGTGCCAGCTCAATCATGCACGACAATACTCAATCAATTGAGCAGGTCCAAACCCAGATTGATCGTCTGTATGAGGTGGTGAAGACCGAGCTGTCTAATGCCCAACCTGTGGAGCAATCCATGGTTGAGATCAATCAGACACTGCAGACAGTCAATCTGCAGCTACTGGAAATCATCGATACGGCAACTTTCGATTTAGTGATTCTGACAGAAGACATATTTGCCGAGAATACAGATCTTCTGGATACACTGCTTTATGAACAAATCAGCTTCATCGTCAACTCTCTGCAAACAGAGGTTAATTCCACCGCCCTGATATACGACCTTTCCGACTCTACCCGTGATCGTTCTGCAGAATTCCTTTCAGACAAACAACGCAGAGCCAACTATCTGCTCGCCCAGATAAAAAGCAAACGCGTGGATCTGACCATGCTCGAGACCACTGAGCTAAGCGCATTCGATCGCTCACTGGAGAGGCTGACAGTTCTGGTAAGCGGTAGTGAATCCATCTATGACAAGGCATGGTTTGACACGCTTGGCCAGGCAGAGATCATGAACCTGCAAAATGAGCTGGCGACACTGGATAAAACCATCAGCACCCAGCTGGTGCAACTCGTCGATACGGGTCATTCACTGATATACGAAACCGGTCGAAAATTGAGTAACAGTCTCTGGGAGACTTTACCGGCAATAATAAGCGAGGGCACGGAGAAAGTCGTCAGCTTGCTGGAAATGAGAGCGGAGCTGAATACACTGGGCGGAATATTCGGAGAGCTCTCACAGGTATCCAATAGCGCTGATCTGCAACCGTTGACAGATCGTTTTGTTGCGGCCCAGGCACGCATCCAATCCAACTTGGTGATCATTGGCAGCCAGGCTGAAACAATCGAGATCGAAAGTGGCATTTCCCGACTGCTGGAATTGGGCGCTATCGACTCAGGCATTTTCGAGATGAAAAATACCGTCCTGCATGATTTGCAGCAAGTCGCTGTCATCAAAGATCAACTGAATCTTACGCAGGAAAGCTTCATCAACGATCTTGTCGAACAAGTCCGAACAAGCCGTACCAATGTTGTTGATGCTGGTAATGGCATGTTGTCGCTGATTAATACAAGTCGAATGGAATTACTGGCCGTCTCACTATCAAGCATCCTTATTACCGGTCTCATATTCTGGCTGCTTATTTCAAGAGACATTCTTGCGCGCCTGCTGCAGACAATCAGCGCACTGCGCTCTCTGGCAGATGGTGATCACGATGTATCCGTTAACTGCACTGGAAGCGATGAACTAGCTGATCTGGCACGCACAGTCGAGGTGTTTCGCCACAATGCACTGGAGGCCGCAGGACTCCACGAAGAGCGCATACAACTCACCGAAGAGCAAAGGGCACAGGAGCGCAAAGAGGCCGAACGCGAGCAGAAAATTCGTGATACTGAAGTCACCAGGCACAAAATGGAACAAGCTCAGTCAGCCACAGAAAAAGAGCGTGCCGATATCCTGCAACAACGCGTAGACCAGTTGCTGGCAGCCGTGAGTGCGGCGGCAGATGGCAATCTGTCACACCCGATCGATACCAGCGGAGACGATCTGGCTGGCCAGATGGGCAGTGCTCTCGATACGTTATTCACCGGATTGCGTAACAGCATGAGCAGTATCAATCTGAACGCATCGCAACTGAGTCAGGCATCAAAAAGCCTGACTAGTCTGTCAGTCGACATGAACGACATGGCCTCCTCAAACACCGAAAATGCCATGGAAGCCTCAACCCTGACCGCAGATGTTGGCCTCAGTGTTGATAGTGTCGCAGGCGCTACCGAAGAGATGAATTCATCCATCAAAGAGATTGCGCGCAATACGCGTGAAGCCGAATCTGTCGCCGCAGATGCCGTCAAACTGGCCCGCTCGACAAACATCACCGTCCGCAAACTGGCTGACAGTAGCATCGGTATCGGGCATGTCGTCAAGGTCATCAATTCCATTGCCGAACAGACCAACTTGCTGGCATTGAATGCCACCATAGAAGCTGCTCGAGCCGGTGAAGCCGGTAAAGGTTTCGCTGTTGTGGCAACTGAGGTCAAGGAACTGGCCAAGGAGACCGCTCGCGCCACAGAGCAGATTCAATCAAGAATCAGTGATATTCAGACCGACACAGACTCTGCGGTTTCTGCCATCGAGTCCATCAGCATCATCATCGACAAGATCAGCGCCATACAGTCGTCGGTTACTGTTGCAATATCAGAACAAGCCAGTGTGACCCAGGAAATAAGCCGATCGGTTCTGCAAACGGCCGAGGGCAGTCAGGCCATATCCTCCATTATCGAAGGGGTGGCCGAGAAAGCCCGGTCTAACCAGCAGGCCTCTGACCAGGTCAACAAGGCCGCCGAGGATCTTTCGGATATGTCTGCGCAGCTTCAAGGCCTGGTACAACGTTATACCGCTGTTCAGCTCGACAGATGAACTTGATCATCCAGAACCATTGCTGATTCACGTTTAATCGCTCAGAGCCTGATACAGCATGGTTCGCAGCTCACGACGCATGGGATACGTTGACGATGGGTACAGTTGCGTCAGGAATATCACGAAGAGATCTTCAACCGGATCTATCCAGAAGAAGGTACTGGCAGCACCACCCCAGTGATACTCACCGGCAGAGGTGATCATCTGCGCATCAACAGGATCCAGCACCACTGCAAAACCCAACCCGAAGCCGATTCCCTGATAGCTGGTTTCGCTCCATACCGCCTGCCCCATAGCAGCCATATCAACATTGCCCGGCAACTGGTTCTGGCGCATGAATTCAACGGTTTTGCTCGACAGCAGCCGTTTTGAATCCAACTCTCCGCCATTGAGCAGCATCTGCGTGAAGCGTGCAAAGTCATCAATACTGCCTGTCAGTCCACCGCCACCGGAAAACAGCGACGGGGCCTGTAAAAAGCTACTGTCCATTGCAGGATCCAGCAAACGTGGCGCAGCATGACTAAAACCACGGGCAGCCGCTCTGGCGGTCGACAACTTGGCGCTGTCCTGCTCTGGAGTCAAGTTCTCACCAGCGGCACTGACATCCCCCAGATCACCCCCTGCAGCCGGTCCCATCATGTCGGCAAAACGCTCATGATGCTCAGGTTCGACATGGAAACCGGTGTTGTGCATTTGCAGTGGAGCAAAGATATGCTCGCGAAAATACTCGTCCAGGCTCTGCCCTGACCACACTTCCACCAGTCGACCCAGAACGTCGGTTGAAACGCTGTAGTTCCATTGGCTACCTGGCTGACACAGCAACGGCGCCTTGGCCAGACGCTCAACCAGATCAGCCAGTGATGTGGTCGAACCTGGAAATGTCAGATCATGCTCGCGGTAGTAACTGTCGACAGGCGTGGCCTGCATGAAGCTGTAGCTCAGACCTGCGGTGTGAGTCATCAGCTGACGCACAGTCATCGGTGTCTGCTGTGGTTCGACATGTTGCAGAATGGCATCGGCGCCTGCCTCGCTGGACGGCATGCTGCCATCCCACACCGGCGTGTCGGCGAAAGCAGGCAGATACCAGGCAACCGGGTCGTCCAGCTGAAAATAACCCTGTTCATAGAGCATCATGGCGGCAACCGTCGTCACCGGCTTCGTCATCGAATACAGACGTACCAAGGTGTCACGATCGAACGGCTGAGCGCTACCGTGTTCACTGGCGGCACGGGCCAAGCCTGCCGATTTGAATAACGCGGTATAACCATGTCGCCCCACCAGCACACTGGCACCGGCAACACGGTTCTGTTCTACCTGTTGTTCAAGCCATTGCTCAAGTCGTTGCAGGCGGACAGGGTCCAGACCCAGTTGTTCAGGAGAAGATGCAGGCAGTGTCATGAGTCAGGGCTTTCATGATGAGAGTCGATGCCCTACACCATACAAGCTTGCTCGATATTTCGCAGCCGCGAGAGTTTCTATCTCGCAGCCAGGCTCCTAGCTACGCTCGGCTTTCAATTCACGATAGCGAATCAGATCATCATCGAATTTATCGGCAACTTCACTACGCTCTGCCGCTTTGGAGTCGATCAATGACCAGGCATTTTCGATATTGCGCTGAATGCTGCGCTGTTCGGTATACAAGGAATCCTGAGCCTTGCCCTTGTCATTGGCCTGTTCCTGCATCTGGATACGCTTGCCGACCACCGCAAGGCGCTCTGAAAGAATGCGAATTCGGTCATCCAGGCGACTGATAAGTCCATCGATCATGCCAACGCGGTCATCCCGGGTGCGCACCAGATCCTCTTCGGTGGTAAAGGTTGCCAGCAAGGCCCTGTCACGAATGCGGGACAGCTCCAGCTGGCGCTCTACCTTGCGCGCTTCGCGACGATCATTGCGACTGAGCACCTGCTGGAGTACGACGCCCTGGTTATTCAGGATACTGTGCCCATTGTCCTGTTTCGAATCGGGAGCTCGGTCCTGATAGACAACCAGACCACGTTCCTCGTACTTGTAAACGGCCTCGGCGTGCACATTCGCACAACCCAGACCCAACAGAACGCCAATCGCCGTACCCAGCAGGCCAACGGGACGTACATTACGGGCTGTCACGGTACACTCGCGCTGTGGCCTGCCAGTTTTTATAAATTGAAACATGAGGGCACTCCGTTACTCCTGCTTGCGGGGCGATATCTGTGACTGGGCGCAGACATGACGATGCCTGTAACCATTAACCGATTCATCTAAGCTGTTTAGAGCGTAGCGTCATGCTGCCGCAAAAAATGAGTGCAGAAACTGGTTTATGTGAGTGCCATCGCGATGCGATTGCGCAGCGTTACACAGGTGTACAATCCGGCTCATGAGAATCATCACCGCTAACCTCAACGGCATTCGCTCAGCGGCTACCAAAGGCTTTTTCACCTGGCTTAACCGGCAACGGGCAGACGTCGTCTGCATCCAGGAAACCAAGGCTCAGGAGTGGCAGCTGACCGACCCGGTCTTCCATCCGGCAAAGTTCGAGTGTCATTATCACGATGCCGTGAAAAAAGGCTACAGCGGCACAGCGCTATTTACCCGCCACACGCCCCAGAAAATCATTCATGGTCTAGGTATTGACTGGATCGACCAGGAAGGCCGCTATCTTGAGGCACAGTTTGGCAATCTGTCCGTCATATCCCTTTATTTGCCGTCGGGCAGTAGTGGCGAGATCCGACAGGAATACAAATATCGAATGATGGATGCGTTCCTGCCGCATCTGCAGAAACTACGCGCTCAGAATCGATCTGTTGTGATCTGTGGCGATTGGAACATTGCGCACACTGAGGCGGATATTCGTAACTGGCGCGGCAACAAGAAAAACTCAGGTTTTCTCCCCGAAGAACGCACATGGCTGAGCGAACTATTTGACAAGCATGGCTACTGTGACGCCTTTCGCCAATTGCCTCAGAAGGAACATGAATACACCTGGTGGTCACAACGCGGCCAGGCTCGTGCCAACAATGTCGGCTGGCGCATCGATTATCAGATAACCAGCGACGATCTGGCAGAGCAGGTACAACGCACACGTGTTTATCGAGACAAGATGTTCTCCGACCACGCGCCTCTCATTATTGATTACGACTTCTCTATCGAACCGTGAAGACTACCGCCTCCCCCCTGCTGTGCTGGATCATCTTGATGATTGGTGTCGTGGCAACTGCCTGCTCCTTCATCTTTATTCGCGAAAGCACCGAACCTCCGGTCATGCTGGCCGCCTGGCGCGTCTTGCTGGCGGTAGTCCTGCTCAGCCCCGCCTATCTGATGGCACGGCATAAATACGGTGACTTGCCTTATGCACAGGTTCTGCGCCGCTCGTTATTACCCGGCATCGTACTCAGCGCCCATTTCATCAGCTGGGTAATCGGGGCACGCCTGAGCCTGGGCGCCAACGCCACGATCATCGTCAATCTGGTACCACTGGCAATGCCCTTGTTACTGTGGATGATGTTTGGTGAAGTCATGCAGCGTCGCGAGTGGCTGGCTACCGCTCTGGCCGTCAGTGGCCTGGCCGTACTGGCGGTTGATAATCTTCAATTGAGCGCCGGTCATTTTCTGGGCGACTCCATCTGCCTGTTATCGATGTTTCTGTTCGCCCTTTATCTGGCGCTTGCCAGGCATCACAGCCAACTGCCGAGCATCTGGCTATATGTGGTGCCGGTCTACGCGGTTGCTGGCCTCACCTCACTGCTTGCGGCACCGCTGTTCGGACCGGTTGCACCGACACTGGAGAACTGGAATCTGCTGATGGTATTTGGCCTGGCAGCGGTCTCCACGGTCATCGGACACTCGGCTCTGAATTTTGCCATGCAGAACATGCGTGGTCAGACGGTGGGCATGATGATGCTTGCGCAGTTCATCGTGGCAGGTGTCATTGCCTATTTCCTCTACAACGAAGTGCCTACCGTTCTCTTCTATGTCGCCAGCGCACTGATGGTTTCCGGCATCCTCATGGTCATGCTGAATCAGCAGGCCGACCACGCCGTCGCAGAGTAGCCAGCAACCCGGAGAGCCGCACAACACGGTCTCTGAGGCGCTGCGGCTCTGTAGCGATGACAGGGCTGATATTGCGCGCAGGTGTTCTGAGCGAAGACTGTGCCGCACCGGTCGGTGCTTCGTCGATCGGTGCTTCGTCGATCGGCGCTGCACCGAACGGTGCTTCGTCAGGCTGTGCAACGCTCTGTCGCAACGGATGACTGCTCAGGCTGGTCGGCGAACTCACACTCGGTAGTTCACCAACGCTGCTTTGCTGGCAATCCACGGCATCACTGAGTGCTTCCAACAGATTATCTGCCTGAGCCTGCCTGGTACGCATCAACGAGATGCGCACTCCATCCTGCAGTGTCACATCCACACGAAATTGCGATCGCGCCAGACGTAAGGCACAGGCCGATCCAGTGACCAGAATCAGACTACCGGCCAGCATGATGAACGGTATGACCGCTGGTTGAGCACCAATCACGATAAATCGCAGACTGGCAACACTCAGCACAGCCCCTACCAGCAACATCAGCCGGGCAGGTGCCTTGGGCATCCTGATGCTGTGATAGTCGAGCTGGGTTATGGTCCGAATCGCATAGCGTGACCTGCCGTTGATCAGCCAGGAGGGCGAGACCGAGGATTGTTGGTCACGGTACAGTTCGCCTCTCATACGTCCCACTGTCTTCAGTCCTTAGTGCAGAACCGGTGGGCGAGGCGCCTCTTCTTCGAGTTCATCCAGCTCATCGTCCAGATCATCAAAGCCTGTGTCGTCAAACCCATGAAAATCGTCGTAGTCATCATCGAATGCCGAATCAGGCTCTGGCGAAGAGTGATGTAGCAGCATGCGCCAACCGCCTCCCTCAACATGGTAGATATTGGTTGAGACCAGAATGCTGACGACCTCGCCATCCAGTTCGATTTCTTCACGAACCAGATGCACCGCCAATCCTTCATTTCCCGTATACAGGGCATCAACAATGGAGAAAGTGAGAATGGGTGCGTCTGCGAAAAGCTCGACGAAACTGTCCATTACCGCTTTACGGCCCTCTATGCGCGAGGCACCAGGATGCACGCAGACAATATTATCGTCATCGGACCAAACGGCATCGAGCGCCTTGATATCAGCCCTCTCGATGGCCTCATAGAAAGCGGCCTCAGCCTCTTCAGGGGTCTTGAATAATCTGCTCACACATCGCCAGAAGTTTGTCCAGCCAGCAGTTTATATCGGACACTTGAGGATTTGTCGGGAAATCCTGTAATTAACTAGCCTGGACTATTCATGAAGTGTAGGATTATCGCGACGGACCCTGTATTCACAGGGAATTCCGTGAGGGAGCGGAATACAGACTGTATTTCCGACCGAGGGGGATTTCCTGTGGATGCTGGGGGCAAGCGAGAATTCTGCAGTTCATGAATAATCCAGGCTAGGTGTCAGGCTTTTTGTGCTTCGGGAGGCACGTGTTTGTTCCAATCGATCTGATCATCACCATAGACGAGAAACTGGGGATTGATCAGAGACTCACGCATGTTGTAGGTCAGATCCCGACTGCGCATGTCGCGAATATAGCCGCCAGCCTCTTCAACAATACACTGAGCTGCGGCCGTATCCCACTCACCTGTAGGCCCAAGACGAGCGTAAATGTCGGCAGCACCTTCTGCCACCAGGCAAGACTTCAGAGCTGAGCCCATGGGGATTTCGTCGTGCTTGCCAATACCATTCAGGAACTGCTGCAACCGAGGCCCGGTAGTCGGACACCGACTGCGAGCCACCGTGATTTTTGATGGGGCCGAGCGTACATGTATAGGCTGTGGCTCGCTGCTGCCAATCTGTTTGAAAGCACCAACTCCCTGCGTGGCAAAGTAGGCGATGTCCAACACGGGCGCAACGATAACGCCAGCTATCGGTCGGTTACCAACAACCAAAGCGATGTTGACGGAAAATTCACCATTGCGTCGCAGGAATTCCCGGGTGCCATCCAGAGGATCGACAAGCCAGTAGGCTGGCCATCCGTGACGCTCTTCAAAAGAGATGCCGTCGGATTCTTCGGAGAGCACCGGCAGACAAGGCATCAATTGCTGCAGCTCGTGCAGAATGATGTGGTGGGCCGCCAGGTCCGCAGTGGTCACTGGCGTCTCATCAGACTTGTAGGCAACTTCGCAGTTTTCGCCTTTGTACACCTCGACGATACGGGTACCGGCCTGGCGTGCAATTGCAAGCGCTTCGTGGGTAAGTCGGTCGGCAATCTCTAGTGCGATACTCATGCTGCGAGTGTCGTGGGGTCCTGTTTAGCCTAGCGGCTGATTAAAACAAATCCTGAGTCTACATTAGACGATTGACGTTGCCCTGTCTTTGCAGACGGACACGCCCTTGAGCATCGGCCCTACCCATTTGTCGCAACCCATTAATAACAGCAGAAGAGGCATCCGGTGAAGGTGTAAACAATATATTGGTGGCAAAGTCACCATTGAGACTAACTGTAGCAGAACCATCCATTAGTACCTCACCACCCACAGCACTAACATTGATGACATGGGATTTTTCATCCTTGGGCTCGATGATGACATTCACTGTCCCCAGAGAAGTTTGCACCGGGGTCTCCAGAGCTGCGTTATTCCAGGTCAGCTTCCCGTTGGCCGATTTCAACAGATCATTGACCAGAACCAGCTTGTCGATCTGGACCAGCAACTCGCCGGTGAAACTGGCGATAGGCACTGGCAACAACACTTCCAGCTCCTTGGCCTGAGCCGTGTAGTCCAAGTCACTGATGGTCACATTACCGTTGAAACTACGGGCGACATCGACACTACCGCTACCACCGTAACCATCAAAACGGATGGCAGCACCGGCAGCACCACCAAGCAGTGCCTTGGGCGACAGAACCCAGCCGACATTGCGAAACTCCAGTGGCAGCAAGTCATCCGTTGAACGGACTCGATCGATAACGCCGTTATAGAGCTTGCCCTTGACACCTTCCAGTGCCACCGGACCTAACTGCGGTCGAAAATGGTTAACCACTGGTGCCGCTGGAAACAGCACGACAACAGCAATCAGGTAAGCGACTAGCCCGAGAAGGCAGAGACGGAAAGTCCGCATCAACTGCGCTCCATGTTGAAACGTGCGCTGACGGTACCCGGATTCTTGCGGCTGATGGTCAGAGTGGAAATCTCCAGCCCATACAGCTCAAGCTCGGCGAGCACCGCGACCAGCTTGTCAAACTCGACCTCACCAAACTGGACGCGCGCACCGTTGGCGCCACTGGGCTCCACACGCTCAGGCGGATCCATTTTGGCTTGCCGAATCACTTCATCGATCAGCAGGTACGGTGCCTTGTCAGAGGTCTTGGCAGTATTGTCATTACCTGCAGAGGCCCGCAGCTGTACACCTGCCCGGCGTATGAACTCCAGAGTCTCTTGCTTGCTGACCAACGCCTGTTCAAGGCTTGTCTTCCTAGCTTGCAGTGGATACCACGCTACGGCATACAGCAAACTGATGATTGTCAGAACAGCGACGATCATGACGATCAATCGATCGCGCGGGGACTGCCTCAGATACCAGTCTTTCATCGGGATTTAAGCTCCTTCATTCAATGCGCACGCGACCGCGCACGGAATTATTTTCACGATTGGCCGATTGTACGGTCATTCCCAACGAGCCACGATTGGCCAGCTCAGATTTGAGCGCGTCCAGAGTGGGCACAGCATCGGTATTCAGATCCAGATCAAAACGACCACTACGATAGCCGATTGTCTTCAGTTCGGTCTGCGGCTGAGTTGCAAGGCTGGCGGCGATCTGAGCCATACGATTGGTGAAACCATCCGTATTGCTGCCACTCAGCCTATCCAGCGCCGCTTGTATCTGGCGTTGCGGTCGCTGCATGCGTGCACCCGGCATGGCTTCCTCAAAGGACTGCTTTATCTGAGCATCCAATATCGCCTCTTCACTGGACAGTTGCCGTACATCCAGCCATTTGCCAGCAAACAGAGCCAGCACCAGACAGGCGGCCAGCCCAGCGGTCCAGCGCCATGGTTTCCAGGTCTTGTCGAAATTCTTCTTGGGGTTATAGACACCCTGCAACAGATTGATATAGGGGGATGTCACCAGGCCACTGGCATACAGTGCCAGCCGGTGCTCTACCGGTCGAACCTCGACATCAATCTGTTCCGGCACTGTCAACGTGCCAGAGTTCTCTGTGCGAAAAATGACCAGCGATGCGCTGACATCACCATCCAGAGCTTCACGAGCACCTTCCAGCATGATGCTGGCCATGCCTGAGTCAGTTGCAAACCCCTTGTTGCCATCCAGTCTGATCACTGCCTGATCACCATCCAGCAATGCCGTCCAGGCCCGGATGTCAGGTGCACTGCCTTCCAGCTGCGGCAGAGCCAGAGTTTCGGGCACGATCACAGTGGGTCGCAGACCAACCAGTTGGCACTGATCAGTCACAGCTTCCATCACCTGCTGAGAGATGACGGCAACCGGGTATACATCATCACGGCCTTTGGCACCAAGTGCGAAGTGCAGCTCATCAACATCATCAGCGACTTGTTCCTCCAGAGCGAAGGGAACCGCCTGTTGAGCTCGCGCAAGCGAATTGCCGGGCACCCTGGCCTCAGCCAGCAGAACATCGTCTGCAGGCAGAATCAGTGTGACACGGCGACCTTCGACCAGCTCGGCAACCTCTTCCAGTGAGCTGACTTTCACGCCACTGGTTAGTCGTCCGCTGTCGTCAGATTCGGTCCATTGGACGCTATCCTCCCCGACACGGGGCATATAAATAATGACGTGTTTTGACACGATATTTCCTGTTTCTAAAGCGTATCGCGAGAGCGGTAGAGCACTCGCGTCTTGCCTTCACCACTGCGTTCAAACAGAGTGAACTGAGATAACTTGATGCCTTCAGCCACGACATCTATGCGCACTTGAAAGTAGTTCGAACGCACATCGTAAGTACCTGCTGGAGCAGCATCCGCACCAGTATCGGCTGAATCTACCTGTTGATCGAATAATATCGTGCTCTCATAGGGTTCCAAGTCACGTTCGTCCCCACCCAAGGTCTCCGGCCCGTCGTCGGCACTCAGATCAAAGATGTTCTCACACTCAGGATAGTCTTCATATGCGCCGGTGTCCCAACGCGATAGGTCAGCAGCCAGTGGTTTGATCTCATCCGAGAGCGATGCCAACACTTCAGGCGTCGCCGTATTGACGTTGACGGGGGTAGGGCCGTTATCCGTTGGCAAAGCAGATATATGAGGTAACAGTAACTCGTAGTCTTCAGCCTCAGCCTTGACAGCGCTGCTGAAGCCTTTCACCAACTGCAATTCGCTGGCACTCACAAACGGCGCGTTTGCAGCCCGATAACCTGATTCAAGCCCGGTGTAGTAATCGTCCTCGGCGCCATCGGGGACGGTGGCATTCACATCCGTATCAACCCAGTCAAGAATAGCCTCCGCTTTGCTCTCATCGATATTCAGCTCTATCAGCAGCCGTTTGAGCTGACCCACATAGAATTCTGCCGCGACGCCTTCCTCATTGACCAGGTTGTTCAGATTGAAGCGTCCCTGCATATCCACGATGCAGCCCTGAATGGTGGCAGTGTCGATCGGAATGGGAGGAATGGTCTGCGCCCAGTCATCATCGAGCGAGTCGGTATTTTCCCGCAGACCAGTCTCCACGTCGCGAAACAGAATAGCGGCCGCAAAACGTTCACCGCTGACACCAAAAGCGCGAGCCTGCAAAATAATGCCTTCATTGCGCTCACGCTGCATGTCAAGTTGCTGGCGACTGGTGACGGCAACCATCGTGATCGTGCCCAGCGCCACCAGTAACATGGCGGTAATGATGGCAACTCCACGCTGTCTGGTTGCTCCGGCTCCGATTTTCA is a window encoding:
- the gspN gene encoding type II secretion system protein N, whose product is MRTFRLCLLGLVAYLIAVVVLFPAAPVVNHFRPQLGPVALEGVKGKLYNGVIDRVRSTDDLLPLEFRNVGWVLSPKALLGGAAGAAIRFDGYGGSGSVDVARSFNGNVTISDLDYTAQAKELEVLLPVPIASFTGELLVQIDKLVLVNDLLKSANGKLTWNNAALETPVQTSLGTVNVIIEPKDEKSHVINVSAVGGEVLMDGSATVSLNGDFATNILFTPSPDASSAVINGLRQMGRADAQGRVRLQRQGNVNRLM
- the gspM gene encoding type II secretion system protein GspM, producing MKDWYLRQSPRDRLIVMIVAVLTIISLLYAVAWYPLQARKTSLEQALVSKQETLEFIRRAGVQLRASAGNDNTAKTSDKAPYLLIDEVIRQAKMDPPERVEPSGANGARVQFGEVEFDKLVAVLAELELYGLEISTLTISRKNPGTVSARFNMERS
- the gspL gene encoding type II secretion system protein GspL, with the translated sequence MSKHVIIYMPRVGEDSVQWTESDDSGRLTSGVKVSSLEEVAELVEGRRVTLILPADDVLLAEARVPGNSLARAQQAVPFALEEQVADDVDELHFALGAKGRDDVYPVAVISQQVMEAVTDQCQLVGLRPTVIVPETLALPQLEGSAPDIRAWTALLDGDQAVIRLDGNKGFATDSGMASIMLEGAREALDGDVSASLVIFRTENSGTLTVPEQIDVEVRPVEHRLALYASGLVTSPYINLLQGVYNPKKNFDKTWKPWRWTAGLAACLVLALFAGKWLDVRQLSSEEAILDAQIKQSFEEAMPGARMQRPQRQIQAALDRLSGSNTDGFTNRMAQIAASLATQPQTELKTIGYRSGRFDLDLNTDAVPTLDALKSELANRGSLGMTVQSANRENNSVRGRVRIE
- the gspK gene encoding type II secretion system minor pseudopilin GspK, which encodes MKIGAGATRQRGVAIITAMLLVALGTITMVAVTSRQQLDMQRERNEGIILQARAFGVSGERFAAAILFRDVETGLRENTDSLDDDWAQTIPPIPIDTATIQGCIVDMQGRFNLNNLVNEEGVAAEFYVGQLKRLLIELNIDESKAEAILDWVDTDVNATVPDGAEDDYYTGLESGYRAANAPFVSASELQLVKGFSSAVKAEAEDYELLLPHISALPTDNGPTPVNVNTATPEVLASLSDEIKPLAADLSRWDTGAYEDYPECENIFDLSADDGPETLGGDERDLEPYESTILFDQQVDSADTGADAAPAGTYDVRSNYFQVRIDVVAEGIKLSQFTLFERSGEGKTRVLYRSRDTL